In Thermanaeromonas sp. C210, the following proteins share a genomic window:
- a CDS encoding 3D domain-containing protein, translating into MVPDLRYRALRASFLLVLTLWSLVSIGWAEREIQIHVDGRVMEMATRSWTVAGALEEAGIRLGPEDLVIPEPSSPVTPGLVVRVERAVPVRVQVDGREQQVWVAVPTVAQVLAAAGITLGPLDRVEADLAGTEGEASLRVFRVRQEIEVEREAIPYKVERQADFRLERGEQKVVREGREGIRCYKYRVTKEDGRVVKRELLDTWVEAQPRSKVIAYGTRTPEAVAAMAGTGKILEVEATAYTHTGNPTATGIYPYRGIVAVDPRVIPLGTRLYVEGYGYAWAQDTGGLIKGHRIDVFMETEKEALQWGRRRVRVHILE; encoded by the coding sequence TTGGTACCGGATCTTCGATACCGGGCCTTAAGGGCCAGCTTCTTGCTGGTCCTGACCCTCTGGTCCCTGGTGTCGATAGGATGGGCAGAGCGAGAAATACAGATACATGTTGACGGGCGGGTCATGGAGATGGCCACCCGCAGTTGGACGGTGGCTGGCGCCCTGGAGGAAGCCGGAATACGCCTCGGGCCGGAGGACCTGGTTATCCCCGAGCCTTCCAGCCCCGTCACTCCGGGTTTAGTGGTCAGGGTTGAGCGGGCGGTACCGGTGCGCGTTCAGGTCGACGGCCGGGAACAGCAGGTATGGGTAGCGGTACCCACCGTGGCCCAGGTGCTGGCCGCGGCGGGAATTACCCTGGGTCCCCTGGACCGGGTGGAGGCCGACCTCGCCGGCACGGAAGGAGAGGCCTCCTTGCGGGTTTTCCGGGTCCGGCAGGAAATCGAAGTAGAGCGGGAGGCCATTCCCTACAAAGTGGAGCGCCAGGCCGATTTCCGGCTGGAGCGCGGCGAGCAAAAAGTGGTGCGCGAAGGGCGGGAAGGGATACGCTGCTATAAGTACCGGGTGACCAAAGAAGACGGCCGGGTGGTAAAGCGGGAATTGCTGGACACCTGGGTGGAAGCCCAGCCCCGGTCCAAAGTCATCGCCTACGGTACCCGGACTCCCGAAGCCGTGGCTGCCATGGCGGGGACGGGCAAAATCCTGGAGGTAGAGGCTACTGCTTACACCCATACCGGCAACCCCACGGCCACAGGCATTTACCCCTACCGGGGAATCGTAGCCGTGGATCCCAGGGTTATCCCCTTGGGGACCCGGTTGTACGTTGAGGGTTACGGGTATGCCTGGGCCCAGGATACGGGAGGGCTCATCAAGGGCCACCGCATCGACGTCTTTATGGAAACCGAAAAGGAAGCCCTCCAGTGGGGACGGCGCCGCGTGAGGGTGCATATCTTAGAGTAG
- a CDS encoding ribonuclease H-like YkuK family protein, whose translation MYFISPSKGRLSVEEMFQDIMTFIEATPEAQYKVIIGTDSQARLNTCFVTAIIIHQVGKGARYYYRKKYQRKITSLRQRIFYETALSLEIASFLAQKLAANGHPELNVEIHLDVGPNGDTKELIREVVGMVVGSGFAAKIKPYSCGASKVADKYTKSS comes from the coding sequence GTGTATTTCATCAGTCCCAGCAAGGGTCGCCTTAGCGTGGAGGAAATGTTCCAGGACATCATGACCTTCATCGAGGCTACTCCTGAGGCCCAGTACAAGGTAATCATCGGTACGGATTCCCAGGCTAGGCTTAATACGTGTTTTGTAACGGCCATCATAATTCACCAGGTGGGCAAAGGGGCCCGGTATTACTATCGAAAGAAATACCAGCGGAAGATTACCTCCCTTAGACAAAGGATTTTTTACGAAACGGCCCTCAGCCTGGAAATCGCCAGTTTCCTGGCCCAGAAGCTGGCGGCCAACGGTCACCCGGAACTCAACGTAGAGATTCACCTGGATGTAGGGCCCAACGGCGATACTAAGGAGCTCATCCGGGAGGTCGTAGGAATGGTGGTAGGGAGCGGTTTTGCGGCCAAGATAAAGCCCTATTCCTGCGGCGCCTCCAAGGTGGCGGATAAATATACCAAGAGCAGCTAA
- a CDS encoding cell wall hydrolase, protein MQLVYIKYLRWQLFFNDGPGVNLYNNIQAGSWYPKAKEWIAIRTERKCLLASVVLAFLFALLLSSRPAQAATYTVQPGDTLYLIGQRYKIGAWELQLLNGLPDTWIYPGQVLWIPDGQGRVHVVSPGDTLFLIGQWYGVPYQDIMWANGLSDSYIYPGQALWIPTGGTQASPSPASRGSTASRGGITYSAQDVDLLARLVYAEARGEPYAGQVAVAAVVLNRVRDGRFPNTIAGVIYEPDAFECVTNGQFWLQPNTTAYQAVREALAGSDPSGGALFFWNPATATSPWVWTRQITTVIGNHVFAI, encoded by the coding sequence GTGCAGTTGGTTTACATAAAGTACCTGCGCTGGCAACTATTTTTCAATGACGGGCCCGGAGTCAACCTGTATAATAATATCCAAGCTGGCAGTTGGTATCCAAAAGCAAAGGAGTGGATAGCCATTAGGACAGAAAGAAAGTGCCTTCTTGCCAGTGTGGTGCTTGCCTTCCTTTTCGCCCTACTTCTCTCTTCCCGCCCCGCCCAGGCAGCTACTTACACCGTCCAGCCGGGAGATACCCTCTATTTGATCGGCCAGCGTTATAAAATCGGGGCGTGGGAGCTGCAGCTGCTAAACGGTTTGCCGGATACGTGGATTTATCCCGGCCAGGTCCTCTGGATACCCGACGGGCAGGGTAGAGTACATGTAGTGAGCCCTGGCGATACCCTCTTCCTAATCGGCCAGTGGTACGGCGTCCCCTACCAGGATATCATGTGGGCTAACGGCCTGTCCGATTCTTATATTTATCCCGGACAAGCCCTGTGGATCCCCACCGGCGGAACCCAGGCCTCCCCATCACCGGCTTCCAGGGGGAGCACGGCCTCCCGGGGGGGTATAACCTATTCGGCCCAGGACGTGGACCTGCTGGCCCGGCTGGTATATGCCGAAGCCCGGGGTGAGCCCTATGCCGGCCAGGTAGCCGTGGCCGCCGTGGTCCTCAACCGCGTGCGGGACGGGCGCTTCCCCAACACCATTGCTGGGGTAATCTATGAGCCGGACGCCTTTGAGTGTGTAACCAACGGCCAGTTTTGGCTCCAGCCCAATACCACCGCCTACCAGGCTGTCAGGGAAGCCTTGGCGGGAAGCGATCCCAGCGGAGGGGCCCTCTTCTTCTGGAACCCGGCTACCGCCACCAGCCCCTGGGTATGGACCCGGCAGATAACCACCGTCATAGGCAACCATGTTTTCGCCATCTAA
- a CDS encoding ubiquitin-like domain-containing protein, translated as MDGWITTWRQKKQARSRRRFFFLFLLVFLLLVAGTAWGVTNFGWRKIALKVDGEERVLRTWARDIRQLLEEQGITLYPGDEVVPSLQTPLAGGMAVEIRRAVEITILADGREKRLRLVPTTVEAALARAGIALGPEDRVEPGRERIIGQGDTIRVVRVATKTETVEEELAYRVVRRPDPQLEKGITRLVQRGQKGIQRTEYRVTYEDGREVKRELVSQTVLKEPVAEVVAVGTLSKVSRGGRVFGFRRVLWATATAYTHTGRRTATGTVPRVGTVAVDPSVIPLGSRLYIEGYGYGRAEDVGSSIKGDRIDVFLDSEEATRRWGVRRVKVYVLE; from the coding sequence TTGGACGGGTGGATCACCACCTGGAGACAGAAAAAACAGGCGAGGTCACGCCGCCGCTTCTTTTTTTTGTTTTTGCTGGTCTTTCTTCTCCTGGTGGCCGGCACCGCCTGGGGAGTGACCAATTTCGGGTGGAGAAAAATAGCCCTTAAAGTCGATGGAGAAGAAAGGGTGCTGCGGACGTGGGCCCGGGATATCCGGCAGCTGCTGGAGGAGCAGGGGATAACCCTTTACCCGGGGGATGAGGTCGTCCCTTCCCTGCAGACCCCCTTGGCCGGGGGCATGGCCGTGGAGATCAGGCGGGCAGTAGAGATTACTATTCTGGCTGACGGGAGGGAGAAAAGGCTGCGTCTGGTGCCCACCACCGTGGAGGCGGCCCTGGCCCGGGCCGGCATTGCCTTAGGCCCCGAAGATAGGGTCGAACCCGGCCGGGAAAGGATCATCGGCCAGGGAGACACCATAAGGGTGGTGCGAGTAGCCACCAAGACCGAGACGGTGGAAGAAGAGCTGGCCTATCGGGTGGTCCGCCGGCCGGATCCGCAGCTCGAGAAGGGCATCACCCGCCTGGTCCAGCGGGGCCAGAAGGGGATACAGCGGACGGAGTACCGGGTTACCTACGAAGACGGGCGGGAAGTTAAGCGAGAGCTGGTGAGCCAGACGGTCCTCAAGGAGCCGGTGGCCGAAGTAGTGGCGGTGGGAACCCTGAGCAAGGTTTCCCGCGGCGGCCGTGTTTTTGGTTTTAGGCGCGTACTGTGGGCTACGGCCACGGCCTACACCCATACCGGCCGCCGGACGGCGACGGGGACGGTTCCCCGGGTCGGTACGGTGGCCGTGGATCCCTCCGTCATCCCCCTGGGCAGCAGGCTCTACATCGAAGGTTACGGCTACGGCCGGGCCGAAGATGTGGGTAGCAGCATAAAAGGGGACCGCATTGATGTCTTCCTGGACAGCGAAGAAGCGACGCGGCGGTGGGGAGTAAGGCGCGTTAAGGTTTATGTCCTGGAGTAA
- the yabG gene encoding sporulation peptidase YabG: MPDIKPGDIVARKSYGKDIFFKVKAITITDKGKSTALLRGLDVRLSADAPLEDLEVQPAEQVLRYRHRDIEKFRCCFQRVLARRAARLDVGLARAGSGGGYGYSLAGEDGGETEGGRDFFELPGRVVHLDGDEEYLERCLHAYKQLRLPVAGFFVAEEEQAEKVPHFLAQYTPDILVLTGHDGLIREKKGFTNLDNYRHSKHFVAAVRAARKLRPSHDDLVIFAGACQSHYEALLEAGATFASSPGRILIHAFDPILVVEQVAYTSIREIVRPDEIIKDVVTGEGSIGGLEIRGKFRLGYPSSSYEELSNLTGKEG, from the coding sequence ATGCCGGACATCAAACCGGGGGATATTGTAGCTCGCAAATCCTACGGCAAGGACATTTTTTTTAAAGTAAAGGCCATCACCATCACCGACAAGGGGAAGTCCACAGCCCTTCTCCGGGGACTGGACGTCCGCTTGAGCGCCGATGCCCCCCTGGAGGACCTGGAAGTACAGCCGGCAGAGCAGGTGTTGCGCTACCGCCACCGGGATATCGAGAAATTTCGGTGCTGTTTCCAGCGGGTGCTGGCCCGGCGGGCGGCGCGGCTGGACGTCGGGCTGGCCCGGGCGGGTAGTGGGGGAGGATACGGCTACTCCCTTGCCGGAGAGGACGGAGGCGAGACAGAAGGAGGCCGAGATTTTTTTGAACTTCCCGGCAGGGTAGTGCACCTGGACGGTGATGAAGAGTATCTGGAACGCTGCCTCCACGCCTACAAGCAACTACGCCTGCCGGTGGCGGGTTTTTTCGTGGCGGAAGAGGAGCAGGCCGAAAAAGTACCCCACTTCCTGGCCCAATACACTCCTGACATCCTCGTACTCACCGGGCACGACGGTTTGATCCGGGAGAAAAAAGGCTTCACCAATTTAGACAACTACCGGCATTCTAAACATTTTGTGGCTGCCGTCCGGGCGGCCCGGAAGTTAAGGCCCAGCCACGATGACCTGGTTATTTTCGCGGGGGCCTGTCAATCCCACTACGAGGCTCTCCTGGAGGCCGGGGCCACCTTTGCCAGCTCTCCCGGCCGCATTCTGATCCATGCCTTTGATCCTATCCTGGTAGTGGAGCAGGTGGCCTACACCTCCATCCGGGAAATCGTACGCCCCGATGAAATAATTAAGGATGTCGTTACCGGGGAGGGCAGTATAGGAGGGTTAGAGATCAGGGGGAAATTTAGGCTAGGCTACCCCTCTTCTTCCTATGAAGAGTTGTCCAACTTGACAGGGAAGGAAGGATAG
- the rsmA gene encoding 16S rRNA (adenine(1518)-N(6)/adenine(1519)-N(6))-dimethyltransferase RsmA codes for MHPVASPGRLISFMQGRGLSPRKSLGQNFLVDANIARKMAKEARLRPEDVVVEIGPGLGALTLELARRARMVVALEIDRGLVRALQEILVDRPNVRLVEGDALKADFDGLVAKALGLQDRGRLPAYKVVANLPYYITSPLLRRLLESGFHIGCMLLMLQAEVARRLVAPPGGKEYGALTVLVQYYARPEIVMQVPRTVFFPRPEVDSAVVRLDLHARPPVEVGDRDFFFRVVRAAFAQRRKTLANALRSLVGARGPVEEALAAAGINSSRRGETLSLEEFAYLSRCLQACVGRR; via the coding sequence GTGCATCCGGTCGCCAGCCCCGGCAGGCTCATATCTTTCATGCAGGGCAGGGGGCTCAGCCCCCGGAAGTCCCTAGGCCAGAATTTTCTTGTAGACGCCAATATAGCCCGCAAGATGGCGAAAGAAGCCCGGCTTCGGCCGGAGGACGTGGTGGTAGAGATAGGGCCGGGTTTGGGAGCCCTGACCCTGGAATTGGCCCGGCGGGCGAGGATGGTCGTGGCCCTGGAGATAGACCGGGGCCTGGTGAGGGCCCTGCAGGAAATATTGGTAGACCGGCCGAACGTGCGCCTCGTGGAGGGCGACGCCTTAAAGGCCGACTTCGACGGGCTGGTGGCGAAAGCCCTGGGGTTGCAGGATAGGGGGAGGTTGCCCGCTTACAAGGTGGTGGCTAACCTTCCCTATTATATTACTTCCCCCCTTTTACGCCGCTTATTAGAAAGCGGCTTTCACATCGGGTGTATGTTGCTTATGCTCCAGGCCGAGGTAGCCCGTCGCCTTGTGGCGCCTCCGGGCGGCAAGGAATACGGGGCCCTGACCGTGCTGGTCCAGTACTATGCGCGGCCTGAAATCGTCATGCAGGTTCCGCGAACGGTCTTTTTCCCCCGGCCAGAGGTGGATTCGGCGGTGGTGCGCCTTGATCTCCATGCCCGGCCGCCGGTGGAGGTAGGGGATAGGGACTTTTTCTTCCGGGTTGTCAGGGCGGCCTTTGCCCAGCGGAGGAAAACCCTGGCCAACGCCCTGCGCAGCCTGGTCGGCGCGCGGGGGCCGGTGGAGGAGGCCCTGGCGGCGGCGGGGATCAACTCCTCCCGCCGGGGAGAGACTTTGTCCCTGGAAGAGTTCGCCTACCTTAGCCGCTGCCTGCAGGCCTGTGTGGGAAGAAGGTGA